One segment of Rhodopirellula baltica SH 1 DNA contains the following:
- a CDS encoding polysaccharide lyase family 7 protein, translating to MRLLLTACLIVISLPTVVAETPADVLDLSRWRLTLPTESDKRGSPSEIRQPELASFSHPEHFHVRDQAGVVFRAHCGGATTKGSSFPRCELREMAPDEVNRADWSTDDKTIHTMTVRVAITATPRKKKHVVCAQIHDADDDLMMVRLEGEKLFIERNEVGEVMMERHYQLGTEFELKIEAGKGHVRVFYNGEEKMNWKVSRDGCYFKAGCYTQSNLKKGDDADSYGEVVISMLQLDEINTEDQ from the coding sequence ATGCGTTTGCTACTGACAGCTTGTTTGATCGTGATTTCTTTGCCAACGGTTGTCGCGGAAACGCCCGCCGACGTTCTCGATCTTTCTCGATGGCGTCTGACGTTGCCGACTGAGTCGGACAAACGGGGGTCGCCATCAGAAATCCGGCAACCTGAGTTGGCGAGTTTCTCGCACCCAGAGCACTTCCACGTCAGAGATCAGGCCGGGGTGGTCTTCCGCGCGCACTGTGGCGGTGCAACAACCAAGGGATCCAGTTTCCCTCGTTGTGAACTTCGCGAAATGGCCCCCGACGAGGTCAACCGAGCAGACTGGAGCACGGATGACAAAACGATTCACACAATGACCGTGCGGGTCGCCATTACAGCCACACCTCGTAAGAAGAAGCATGTCGTGTGCGCGCAAATTCATGACGCAGACGACGATTTGATGATGGTGCGTTTAGAGGGCGAGAAGTTATTCATCGAACGCAATGAAGTCGGCGAAGTGATGATGGAACGTCACTACCAACTGGGAACCGAATTCGAACTGAAGATCGAAGCTGGAAAGGGACACGTTCGCGTCTTCTACAACGGCGAAGAGAAAATGAACTGGAAAGTGTCACGCGACGGGTGCTACTTCAAAGCCGGTTGCTACACCCAATCCAATTTGAAGAAGGGAGACGACGCTGACTCCTACGGTGAGGTCGTCATCTCGATGCTTCAACTCGACGAGATCAATACCGAAGACCAGTAG
- a CDS encoding TolB family protein produces the protein MRHLRQSICICCSLFGTLASPSFASANDALDVDPTQPERQILHLCKPDGTPIRPLVLDESLRERFDSQGKPEISADGKWIAFDAWTNDFKRTRQESKIVIVDFDGQKTTNIIDGSLPSFSPDGKRLVFSRPRRYTNTDGAEGTSIWIMDIDGDNRMMVAHRGAWGGRWSPDGKSIVFFGGENENGIAVPKSCLRLFDIETQTTTNIFSPDDSPFGELSFHFEWAKDDSRRVVFGGPLKDTQELATGVIQVDEGISSLMVRTGDTMEAGLLHGSSYDWNPKGNSFLMAGTVGDRVLPIAVSIDLVEASQTFDGIPENVSTSDPIHTPDGNHLIVSFRSQ, from the coding sequence GTGCGCCATCTACGACAGTCTATCTGTATTTGCTGCTCGCTGTTCGGGACGCTTGCGTCGCCCTCCTTCGCGAGTGCAAACGACGCGTTGGACGTCGATCCAACCCAGCCCGAACGACAGATCCTGCATCTCTGCAAACCCGACGGAACGCCCATTCGACCGTTGGTCTTGGACGAATCGCTGAGGGAGCGGTTTGACAGCCAGGGCAAACCAGAGATTTCAGCCGATGGGAAATGGATTGCATTCGACGCGTGGACAAATGATTTCAAACGAACTCGGCAAGAGTCCAAGATTGTGATCGTCGACTTCGATGGCCAGAAAACGACCAATATCATCGACGGTTCTTTGCCATCGTTTTCACCCGACGGCAAACGTTTGGTCTTCAGCCGCCCGCGACGATACACGAACACAGACGGCGCGGAGGGAACGTCGATCTGGATCATGGATATCGATGGCGACAATCGAATGATGGTCGCCCACCGCGGGGCGTGGGGTGGACGTTGGTCACCGGATGGAAAATCGATTGTCTTTTTTGGTGGTGAAAACGAGAACGGGATCGCAGTTCCAAAATCATGTTTGCGCCTCTTTGATATTGAAACCCAGACGACCACCAACATTTTCTCACCTGACGACTCGCCGTTTGGAGAATTGAGTTTTCACTTCGAGTGGGCCAAAGATGATTCGCGTCGTGTGGTCTTTGGTGGACCGCTGAAAGACACCCAAGAACTGGCGACCGGAGTGATCCAAGTCGACGAGGGGATCTCGAGCTTGATGGTTCGAACCGGCGACACCATGGAAGCGGGCCTGCTGCACGGCAGTTCGTACGACTGGAATCCAAAAGGCAACTCTTTTCTGATGGCCGGGACAGTCGGCGACCGGGTTTTACCCATCGCTGTTTCGATTGACCTGGTTGAAGCATCGCAAACCTTCGATGGCATACCGGAAAACGTTTCCACATCGGATCCGATTCACACGCCCGATGGAAACCATCTGATCGTTTCATTTCGTTCCCAATGA